A region of Reichenbachiella carrageenanivorans DNA encodes the following proteins:
- a CDS encoding c-type cytochrome domain-containing protein produces MNAPDIIVFLGRFHPLVVHLPIGFLLLAFLMWIYDHWKKTDTFNQAIAFSLLLGTVGAGAACVIGFMLSLSGGYADSALDWHMWAGIATTILSTWAYLSFTLSLSENRAKHIRWVSLTLMVMVLSATGHLGGNLTHGSDYLTEYAPIIGSRANQLPPPVTIQQAMLYDHIAKPIIQAKCISCHSDEKKKGGLSLVDGAAMRKGGDAGSIFAQPFGENELLRRIHLPESSDDVMPPKGKTQLTENERKLLAFWLKQEGGFGMTMDSVGNDSINHLAAVYLGLEKNSHGENNIAQLDSVPQHVIENLLAEGVVIRELVAGSNCYDVRVPSSLGHDKGAELLKKLEPLAQNIIWLHLSGLGLKNQELAPLGAMNNLVKLRLDNNDISDEGIKPIASLKRLEVLNLYGNALTDNCLTDLSSIENLKTVYVWETEITESQVGKTKIIR; encoded by the coding sequence ATGAATGCACCAGATATCATCGTGTTTTTAGGAAGGTTTCACCCCTTGGTCGTGCATTTGCCAATAGGCTTCTTGCTTTTGGCTTTTTTGATGTGGATTTATGACCATTGGAAGAAGACAGATACATTTAATCAAGCCATCGCTTTTAGCTTGCTCTTGGGGACGGTCGGTGCTGGTGCTGCTTGCGTGATCGGCTTTATGTTGTCTCTGAGTGGTGGATATGCGGATAGCGCCTTGGACTGGCACATGTGGGCAGGGATTGCCACCACGATCTTGTCGACTTGGGCCTATTTGTCATTCACGCTATCCCTATCTGAAAATAGGGCAAAACATATTCGATGGGTTTCGCTTACGCTAATGGTCATGGTACTGTCTGCTACGGGGCATTTGGGAGGTAATCTCACGCACGGCAGCGACTACCTGACCGAATACGCTCCGATTATTGGCAGCAGAGCCAATCAGTTGCCACCACCCGTCACGATTCAGCAGGCCATGCTCTACGATCATATTGCCAAGCCGATCATTCAAGCCAAATGTATTTCATGTCATAGCGATGAAAAGAAGAAAGGCGGGCTGTCGTTGGTCGATGGAGCTGCGATGAGAAAAGGCGGAGATGCTGGATCTATATTCGCTCAGCCTTTCGGTGAAAATGAATTGTTGCGGCGTATTCATTTGCCTGAGTCTAGCGACGATGTAATGCCACCTAAAGGCAAGACGCAATTGACTGAAAATGAACGAAAGTTGTTGGCCTTTTGGCTCAAACAAGAAGGAGGATTTGGAATGACAATGGATTCGGTTGGTAATGACAGTATCAACCATCTGGCTGCGGTTTATTTGGGATTGGAGAAGAATAGCCATGGAGAAAATAATATAGCCCAGTTGGACAGCGTACCGCAACATGTGATCGAAAACCTGCTGGCTGAGGGCGTAGTGATTCGTGAATTGGTGGCTGGTAGCAACTGCTACGACGTGCGGGTTCCGTCTTCACTCGGTCACGATAAAGGGGCTGAATTGCTGAAAAAACTGGAGCCATTAGCGCAAAACATCATCTGGCTGCATTTATCCGGATTAGGTTTAAAGAATCAAGAATTGGCTCCCCTTGGAGCAATGAACAACCTAGTAAAACTTCGCTTGGATAATAATGATATATCTGACGAGGGTATAAAACCCATCGCAAGCTTGAAACGGTTGGAAGTATTGAACCTTTATGGAAATGCACTTACTGACAATTGTTTGACTGATCTGTCTAGTATCGAAAACCTTAAAACCGTATATGTCTGGGAGACAGAAATAACGGAGAGTCAAGTGGGGAAAACTAAAATCATAAGGTAA
- a CDS encoding arylsulfatase, whose protein sequence is MKTKIQIFSILFVFLVACNNNPNSEQKETPVSKFPNFIVIVADDLGYSDLGAFGGEINTPVLNALAKEGIQFTNFHVLPTCSPTRSSLMSGNDNHVAGLGVMSETIYPAIKDLPGYAGHLSKQVATLPEVLATGGYNTYMSGKWHLGETDDQSPFARGFQETFSFAEGAASHWSDMRALGAETSVTYRRNGMPVATLPEDFYSTKNYTDSIIHFIDKNKTDEKPFLAYLSFTAPHDPLHAPAEYIAKYKGRYDQGWDELRNERVKGLLEKGIISEDVAQEELSQNVMVQPWATLDEQSKKEKTRDMEVYAAMVDYIDASVGRLTDYLKANNLYDNTIILFFSDNGANGAPATAYPGNADGQYLSTFNNELENRGLPNSFIDMGAGWAQASSANFRLFKSFTSEGGIKSPLIVKPLSKSAKQGLNTSLLHVSDIMPTLLDYAGIAYPKEVNGTPVKTPIGESFKTVLNGGETHKQRNKGIGYELFEMKAYIEGDWKILRLVAPFGNGDWQLYNLAEDPSELNDLSATNPEKRMELIDAYQAYAKENEVFDHQGLFDGFFKQAYGVDE, encoded by the coding sequence ATGAAGACAAAAATTCAAATATTCAGTATACTATTCGTGTTTCTTGTAGCATGCAATAACAACCCAAACAGCGAACAAAAAGAGACCCCTGTAAGCAAATTTCCAAATTTCATTGTCATTGTAGCAGATGATTTGGGCTATTCAGATTTGGGGGCTTTTGGCGGAGAAATTAATACCCCCGTATTGAATGCGCTTGCTAAAGAGGGAATTCAATTCACCAATTTTCATGTTTTGCCGACCTGTTCTCCTACACGCTCTTCATTAATGTCTGGTAACGACAACCATGTGGCAGGGCTTGGAGTTATGAGTGAAACCATTTACCCAGCAATAAAAGACTTACCCGGTTATGCAGGTCACCTTTCAAAACAAGTAGCTACCTTACCTGAGGTTTTAGCTACAGGAGGTTATAATACCTATATGTCAGGTAAATGGCATTTGGGTGAAACGGATGACCAAAGTCCTTTTGCCAGAGGATTTCAGGAAACTTTCTCCTTTGCCGAAGGTGCAGCGAGCCATTGGAGCGACATGCGCGCATTAGGCGCTGAAACATCTGTTACCTATAGACGCAATGGCATGCCGGTAGCTACACTTCCCGAAGATTTCTATTCTACCAAAAACTATACGGATTCCATTATTCATTTCATCGATAAAAACAAAACAGACGAAAAACCATTTTTGGCCTATTTGTCATTCACCGCGCCACACGACCCGTTGCATGCGCCAGCAGAATATATTGCGAAATACAAAGGACGTTATGACCAAGGTTGGGATGAACTTCGCAATGAACGAGTGAAAGGCTTATTAGAAAAAGGGATTATCTCGGAAGATGTTGCACAAGAAGAGCTAAGTCAAAATGTAATGGTGCAACCTTGGGCGACTTTAGATGAACAATCGAAAAAAGAAAAGACCCGTGACATGGAAGTGTATGCCGCTATGGTAGATTATATAGATGCATCCGTAGGGCGATTAACCGATTATTTAAAAGCAAATAACCTCTATGACAATACCATCATTTTGTTCTTCTCGGACAATGGCGCAAATGGTGCACCTGCCACAGCGTATCCCGGAAATGCAGACGGCCAATACTTATCTACATTCAATAACGAATTAGAAAATAGAGGCTTGCCCAACTCCTTTATCGATATGGGTGCAGGGTGGGCACAGGCATCTTCTGCTAATTTTAGACTATTTAAAAGCTTTACTTCGGAAGGCGGAATAAAATCACCATTGATTGTAAAGCCTTTGAGTAAAAGCGCAAAACAAGGCCTAAACACCAGCTTACTTCATGTGTCAGATATCATGCCCACGCTTCTTGATTATGCAGGTATTGCGTATCCAAAGGAAGTAAACGGAACACCTGTAAAAACACCTATTGGCGAATCCTTCAAAACCGTATTGAATGGAGGCGAAACGCACAAACAGCGCAATAAAGGTATTGGTTATGAATTGTTTGAAATGAAAGCCTACATCGAAGGTGATTGGAAAATATTGCGCCTTGTAGCTCCTTTCGGTAATGGTGATTGGCAATTGTACAATTTGGCTGAAGATCCTTCAGAGTTAAACGATTTATCAGCAACAAACCCTGAAAAAAGAATGGAACTCATTGATGCTTATCAAGCTTACGCAAAAGAAAACGAAGTATTTGATCATCAAGGTTTGTTTGATGGATTCTTTAAACAAGCTTATGGTGTAGACGAATGA
- a CDS encoding IS110 family RNA-guided transposase, with product MENTTPKQIFYPHIVGIDISKMSIDVALINSSSMKCNNALFSNDSEGFRKMKRWLKQHGNDCGEDILFCMEHTGIYTRNIVKYLLKRGCKVWLESSLHIKRSMGLIRGKSDKIDAERIANFAFDHQRDAKLVKLSHPTLNRLKDLMKTRMRLQKSLHSQQIAVDELTKVDPKAGREIERISRSAISGLKKSLDKVEAKMDELIQIDKHLKALYELVTSVKSVGKVLAVDLIVYTEGFTRMLDNRKLACYCGVAPFEYSSGTSIFASPGTSSFANKQLKFHLHMCAMNAIKCHKELRGYYLRKTEEGKSKMSALNAVRNKLLHRVVAVVKRGTPYQEKLD from the coding sequence ATGGAAAATACCACCCCTAAACAAATCTTCTACCCACATATCGTGGGTATAGACATTAGCAAAATGAGTATTGATGTGGCTTTGATTAACAGCTCATCGATGAAGTGCAACAATGCCTTGTTTAGTAATGATAGCGAAGGCTTCCGGAAAATGAAAAGATGGCTTAAACAACATGGCAATGACTGTGGTGAGGACATCCTTTTCTGCATGGAACATACCGGTATCTATACCAGAAACATTGTCAAGTATTTGCTCAAAAGAGGATGCAAAGTTTGGCTGGAATCCTCCCTGCACATCAAAAGAAGCATGGGACTAATCAGGGGTAAGTCAGACAAAATCGACGCTGAAAGAATTGCCAATTTTGCTTTTGATCATCAACGTGATGCCAAACTGGTCAAACTCTCACATCCTACCTTAAACCGCCTCAAAGATCTAATGAAAACCAGAATGAGGCTTCAAAAAAGTTTACACAGTCAGCAAATTGCTGTAGATGAGTTGACCAAAGTAGACCCAAAAGCAGGACGTGAAATCGAAAGAATCAGTAGGTCAGCTATCAGTGGGTTAAAAAAATCTTTAGATAAAGTTGAAGCCAAAATGGACGAATTGATTCAGATAGATAAACACTTAAAGGCCCTCTACGAATTGGTCACTTCGGTGAAAAGTGTAGGCAAGGTTTTGGCCGTGGATCTGATCGTTTATACAGAAGGATTTACTCGCATGTTGGACAACCGAAAGCTGGCTTGTTATTGCGGTGTAGCTCCTTTCGAATACAGTAGTGGAACCAGCATATTTGCCAGTCCAGGCACATCAAGTTTTGCCAACAAACAACTCAAATTTCATCTACACATGTGTGCGATGAATGCCATCAAATGTCACAAAGAACTTCGAGGATATTACCTTCGGAAAACCGAAGAAGGGAAAAGTAAAATGAGTGCACTCAATGCAGTGAGAAACAAACTACTCCATAGAGTAGTCGCCGTAGTAAAAAGAGGAACTCCTTATCAAGAGAAATTGGATTAA
- a CDS encoding energy transducer TonB gives MNKYLTAVLLLVSINISFAQEVIETKYYKSRYTDSKEVSESKAKFVRTKTKYPDGRIETNHTRIKDNLTIWSKTYLNGEPAGIWFQYYDNGTLMSRLDYDQELNYSEETPKDAPYLDLYSKQPKSPIQGTLTFPTLTEYPEGFSSYFVKNMRYPGPAVEKRITGNVLVLISIDEQGNTEVLSILKGAHKYLDLEAFRLLNELPQWNPCKIDGKPTKVYSIVPIGFRLG, from the coding sequence ATGAATAAATATCTGACCGCAGTATTACTTTTAGTATCCATAAACATTTCATTTGCTCAAGAAGTAATCGAAACGAAGTATTACAAATCGAGATACACAGACTCAAAAGAGGTCTCTGAATCCAAAGCAAAATTTGTAAGAACTAAAACCAAATATCCTGATGGCCGAATCGAAACGAACCATACAAGGATTAAGGACAACTTAACTATTTGGTCAAAAACCTATTTGAATGGAGAACCTGCTGGGATTTGGTTTCAATACTATGATAACGGCACACTAATGTCTCGACTAGATTATGACCAAGAACTCAATTATTCCGAGGAAACACCAAAGGATGCCCCTTATCTTGATTTGTACTCGAAGCAACCTAAGTCTCCAATCCAAGGAACATTAACATTTCCGACTTTAACTGAATATCCTGAAGGCTTTTCGTCCTATTTCGTGAAGAATATGCGCTACCCTGGCCCTGCGGTTGAAAAAAGAATAACAGGAAACGTCCTCGTACTTATTTCCATTGACGAACAAGGTAACACTGAAGTTCTATCGATCTTAAAAGGAGCTCATAAATACCTTGACTTAGAAGCATTCCGACTTCTGAACGAACTCCCTCAGTGGAACCCTTGCAAAATAGACGGTAAGCCAACTAAGGTGTATTCAATTGTTCCGATTGGTTTTAGGCTCGGATAA
- a CDS encoding family 16 glycosylhydrolase gives MGNLKAHTIIVLLTLAAVTNTTAQDYPLSDPDNIGKWILNGDFSDEFEGDSLNRSRWHIQGEYIEGCEGDACRDGIYYNNFKGRWPAQFSPDNAWVEDGKLILETRWEPDFDFLDDCDTNNTGYCYGKDLDDNPMPITTAGVNSLKQFTYGYMEICSKAADAEITSSFWTIGNGGEFDMFEMFGKYEPAGRKHKEKELKFNMIEWNTGFEPRFDVFIPTDWRVADDYHVYGFDWDETSMKIYIDGKYIETYTAADFDEGEGTDWFFTKAQRLWVDQECFPWNGLPNEEDLDAQYQIKYIRIWQKEAHIEDVTAPIMSNIDTTLTLNDGEVSITISEQAQLYLVPVGTTANQDAIVSAGNEVTVSYEGRAIVKTYDMTPGHYVLYAIDWAGNVSEASSKFEIESAPDRPVLSLDKKTNAIQIFPNPGNGMVQITGIDTLPDSLSFVNTTGSIFKQAVRYKNQVDVSTLATGLYMIHIPGQAPIKFLKE, from the coding sequence ATGGGAAATTTGAAAGCACATACGATAATAGTATTACTGACACTAGCAGCAGTCACTAATACGACAGCACAGGACTATCCACTATCCGACCCAGACAATATTGGCAAATGGATTTTGAACGGAGATTTTAGTGATGAATTTGAGGGAGACTCTTTAAACAGATCGAGGTGGCATATTCAAGGCGAATATATAGAAGGATGCGAGGGGGATGCCTGCAGAGACGGGATATACTACAACAATTTTAAAGGCCGATGGCCAGCGCAGTTTTCGCCAGACAATGCCTGGGTAGAAGATGGCAAACTCATCCTAGAAACACGATGGGAGCCCGATTTTGATTTTCTAGACGATTGCGACACAAACAACACGGGGTATTGCTACGGCAAAGACCTAGACGACAACCCAATGCCTATCACGACCGCTGGCGTCAATTCTTTGAAGCAGTTTACCTATGGATATATGGAAATATGCAGCAAGGCAGCCGATGCAGAAATTACCAGTTCTTTTTGGACCATTGGAAACGGCGGTGAGTTCGACATGTTCGAAATGTTTGGAAAATATGAACCAGCAGGAAGAAAACACAAAGAAAAAGAATTGAAATTCAATATGATCGAATGGAATACTGGATTTGAGCCTCGGTTTGATGTGTTCATTCCTACAGACTGGAGAGTGGCAGATGATTATCATGTCTATGGATTTGACTGGGACGAAACCTCGATGAAAATCTATATCGACGGAAAATACATTGAAACATACACTGCAGCAGATTTTGATGAAGGAGAAGGGACTGATTGGTTTTTTACTAAAGCTCAAAGGCTTTGGGTAGATCAAGAATGCTTCCCTTGGAATGGCCTGCCTAACGAGGAAGATCTGGATGCACAATACCAGATCAAATATATCCGCATATGGCAAAAGGAAGCACACATAGAAGATGTCACAGCGCCTATTATGTCTAATATAGACACGACGCTGACCCTCAATGACGGAGAGGTATCGATAACCATAAGCGAACAAGCACAACTATACCTAGTGCCAGTAGGAACCACTGCAAACCAAGATGCCATCGTGTCGGCGGGCAACGAGGTTACCGTCTCTTACGAAGGAAGAGCAATAGTAAAAACCTACGATATGACTCCTGGCCACTACGTCCTCTATGCCATAGACTGGGCAGGCAATGTAAGTGAAGCCAGTAGCAAATTTGAAATAGAAAGTGCACCAGATCGTCCGGTGCTAAGTCTTGATAAAAAAACAAACGCCATCCAAATATTCCCAAATCCTGGGAATGGCATGGTACAAATCACGGGGATAGATACACTCCCCGACTCACTGTCATTCGTCAACACTACTGGCTCGATCTTTAAGCAAGCGGTACGCTACAAAAATCAAGTGGATGTAAGCACTTTGGCTACAGGGCTTTATATGATCCACATACCAGGACAGGCACCCATCAAGTTTTTGAAAGAATAA
- a CDS encoding type II toxin-antitoxin system PemK/MazF family toxin: MELDQYRIVLVNLDPIVGSEIQKTRPCVIISPNELNFNIKTITIAPMTTKSHSYPTRIQVNQNKKTGWIILDQIRTIDKQRVIKSYSILTPKEVSEVKRVIKETFVD; this comes from the coding sequence ATGGAACTAGATCAATACCGCATCGTCTTGGTTAACCTTGATCCAATAGTAGGAAGTGAGATTCAAAAAACAAGACCTTGCGTCATTATTTCACCTAACGAACTGAACTTCAACATTAAGACTATAACAATAGCTCCGATGACTACTAAGTCACATAGTTATCCAACAAGAATTCAAGTAAATCAGAATAAGAAAACGGGCTGGATCATACTCGATCAAATTAGAACCATTGATAAACAACGAGTCATCAAATCCTACAGTATACTAACTCCTAAAGAAGTCTCTGAGGTTAAAAGAGTCATCAAAGAAACATTCGTTGACTAA
- a CDS encoding AbrB/MazE/SpoVT family DNA-binding domain-containing protein, with protein sequence MEASIIKIGNSKGLRLNKQILEQYHITDKVELILEEDKIILKPIKAPRKGWNEIFKQMSKNGDDNMLIDDVFDDEEFDEWN encoded by the coding sequence ATGGAAGCGTCGATCATCAAAATAGGAAATTCAAAAGGGCTGCGATTAAACAAGCAGATTCTAGAACAATATCACATTACAGATAAAGTTGAACTAATATTGGAAGAAGATAAAATAATCTTAAAGCCAATCAAAGCACCTAGAAAAGGATGGAATGAGATATTTAAGCAAATGTCTAAAAATGGAGACGACAACATGCTTATAGATGATGTGTTCGATGACGAAGAGTTTGACGAATGGAACTAG
- a CDS encoding type II toxin-antitoxin system RelE/ParE family toxin: MVKINWTPQSKNDLISIAEYIAQGSRKYARIQVQRIRERVRQLATFPNSGRIVPELENPRIREVILGNYRIIYFTATDERIDILTVHHSAKLLDV, encoded by the coding sequence ATGGTTAAGATAAATTGGACTCCTCAATCCAAAAACGACTTAATTTCGATCGCTGAATACATTGCTCAAGGTTCTAGGAAGTACGCAAGAATTCAGGTTCAACGAATTCGTGAACGAGTAAGACAACTAGCAACCTTTCCCAACTCAGGCAGAATTGTACCTGAACTAGAAAACCCAAGAATCCGTGAAGTGATTTTAGGCAACTACCGTATCATATACTTTACCGCAACTGATGAACGTATTGATATTTTGACAGTTCATCATTCAGCTAAACTACTTGACGTATAA
- a CDS encoding IS110 family RNA-guided transposase: MENTTPKQIFYPHIVGIDISKMSIDVALINSSSMKCNNALFSNDSEGFQKMKRWLKQHGNDCGEDILFCMEHTGIYTRNIVKYLLKRGCKVWLESSLHIKRSMGLIRGKSDKIDAERIANFAFDHQRDAKLVKLSHPTLNRLKDLMKTRMRLQKSLHSQQIAVDELTKVDPKAGREIERISRSAISGLKKSLDKVEAKMDELIQIDKHLKALYEWVTSVKSVGKVLAVDLIVYTEGFTRMLDNRKLACYCGVAPFEYSSGTSIFASPGTSSFANKQLKFHLHMCAMNAIKCHKELRGYYLRKTEEGKSKMSALNAVRNKLLHRVVAVVKRGTPYQEKLD; the protein is encoded by the coding sequence ATGGAAAATACCACCCCTAAACAAATCTTCTACCCACATATCGTGGGTATAGACATCAGCAAAATGAGTATTGATGTGGCTTTGATTAACAGCTCATCGATGAAGTGCAACAATGCCTTGTTTAGTAATGATAGCGAAGGCTTCCAGAAAATGAAAAGATGGCTTAAACAACATGGCAATGACTGTGGTGAGGACATCCTTTTCTGCATGGAACATACCGGTATCTATACCAGAAACATTGTCAAGTATTTGCTCAAAAGAGGATGCAAAGTTTGGCTGGAATCCTCCCTGCACATCAAAAGAAGCATGGGACTAATCAGGGGTAAGTCAGACAAAATCGACGCTGAAAGAATTGCCAATTTTGCTTTTGATCATCAACGTGATGCCAAACTGGTCAAACTCTCACATCCTACCTTAAACCGCCTCAAAGATCTAATGAAAACCAGAATGAGGCTTCAAAAAAGTTTACACAGTCAGCAAATTGCTGTAGATGAGTTGACCAAAGTAGACCCAAAAGCAGGACGTGAAATCGAAAGAATCAGTAGGTCAGCTATCAGTGGGTTAAAAAAATCTTTAGATAAAGTTGAAGCCAAAATGGACGAATTGATTCAGATAGATAAACACTTAAAGGCCCTCTACGAATGGGTCACTTCGGTGAAAAGTGTAGGCAAGGTTTTGGCCGTGGATCTGATCGTTTATACAGAAGGATTTACTCGCATGTTGGACAACCGAAAGCTGGCTTGTTATTGCGGTGTAGCTCCTTTCGAATACAGTAGTGGAACCAGCATATTTGCCAGTCCAGGCACATCAAGTTTTGCCAACAAACAACTCAAATTTCATCTACACATGTGTGCGATGAATGCCATCAAATGTCACAAAGAACTTCGAGGATATTACCTTCGGAAAACCGAAGAAGGGAAAAGTAAAATGAGTGCACTCAATGCAGTGAGAAACAAACTACTCCATAGAGTAGTCGCCGTAGTAAAAAGAGGAACTCCTTATCAAGAGAAATTGGATTAA
- a CDS encoding fibrobacter succinogenes major paralogous domain-containing protein, whose product MSEECTDTSGSYNYTYTKSTVSDVDGNNYPTVIFGEQEWMAENLRTTKFNDGTEIPYVTDNTIWKEGECESWCIERTTPAYSWYDNSTSNKSVYGGPRLIELVIRIYITETYNIIMEAYLGTTSLETKIKGTLSYV is encoded by the coding sequence ATGAGCGAAGAGTGTACAGACACTAGTGGTAGTTATAATTATACCTATACAAAAAGCACAGTTTCGGATGTCGATGGTAATAACTATCCTACTGTGATTTTTGGTGAACAGGAGTGGATGGCTGAAAACTTACGAACCACTAAATTTAACGATGGCACTGAGATACCATATGTCACTGACAATACGATCTGGAAGGAAGGAGAATGTGAGTCTTGGTGTATTGAAAGAACAACGCCTGCTTATAGCTGGTACGACAATTCCACATCAAATAAAAGTGTCTATGGTGGCCCTCGACTAATAGAACTAGTGATAAGAATCTATATAACAGAAACCTACAATATTATAATGGAGGCATATTTAGGCACGACATCACTGGAGACAAAAATCAAGGGTACGCTATCCTATGTATGA
- a CDS encoding 1-acyl-sn-glycerol-3-phosphate acyltransferase, with product MAKKRDEFIQLVVEESFDNMLLLKRGRTLREEIEMTAYREKQRAKNHPWKVDPKDDYSFWDGVQQRVVKLDGLGKKEQNDCLKDILREILNRYGNEIAGNFNPSHYHVARAVVTLGFGRLLNAARVKGPWSLFSNQLDLDDKIHIKGEVDQLRKLAKLGTVVMVPTHFSNIDSVLIGWIIQFLGLPPFIYGAGLNLFNLKVFSYFMNSVGAYKVDRRKKNSIYLECLKSYSTIALREGCHSLFFPGGTRSRSGRIEKALKLGLLGTTIEAQRQIFQFEENPEEKKIFIVPVTLNYHFVLEAPSLINDYLKSKGQERYYEENDEFTTSFKISTFLMKFFTKGSDISVSIGNALDVLGNEVNINGRSLDKNGNEIDLKDYFKSNGEVTEDAQREQEYNRILGKKIVQEFHKHNRVFSSHLVAFTAFRILERKHTSLDLYGLLRLSDEELILPYEEYKEGFSNLLDALRAMKDAGSVGLADHLSREKDEVIKHGIKNLGMYHAQPPLKFSKSGDVVIRNMNLLYYYHNRLDGYELEKYL from the coding sequence ATGGCCAAAAAAAGAGATGAGTTTATACAGTTGGTAGTAGAGGAGAGTTTCGACAACATGCTATTGCTCAAGCGAGGACGTACCTTGCGTGAGGAAATAGAAATGACCGCTTATCGCGAAAAACAAAGAGCCAAAAACCATCCTTGGAAAGTAGATCCCAAAGACGATTATTCATTTTGGGACGGTGTGCAGCAGCGCGTGGTTAAGCTGGACGGCCTTGGTAAAAAAGAGCAAAACGATTGTTTAAAAGACATATTAAGAGAAATCTTAAACCGCTATGGCAATGAGATCGCAGGCAATTTCAATCCCTCTCATTACCATGTGGCTCGTGCGGTAGTTACACTAGGATTTGGCCGATTACTCAATGCAGCACGCGTCAAAGGGCCGTGGTCATTGTTTAGCAATCAGCTGGACTTGGATGACAAAATACACATCAAAGGCGAAGTGGATCAGTTGAGAAAATTGGCTAAACTGGGTACTGTAGTGATGGTGCCTACTCATTTTAGCAATATCGACTCTGTGCTTATTGGCTGGATCATCCAGTTTTTGGGGTTGCCGCCATTTATCTATGGTGCAGGGCTCAACTTATTCAACCTGAAGGTGTTTTCATATTTTATGAATAGTGTGGGAGCATATAAGGTAGACCGCAGAAAGAAAAATTCTATTTATTTAGAATGCCTCAAATCCTACTCGACCATTGCACTGAGAGAAGGCTGTCACAGTTTGTTTTTCCCAGGAGGTACCAGGTCTAGAAGTGGCCGAATCGAAAAGGCCTTGAAGCTGGGATTGCTCGGAACGACTATCGAGGCACAACGTCAGATTTTCCAATTCGAAGAAAATCCCGAGGAAAAGAAAATATTCATAGTACCCGTCACGCTCAACTATCATTTTGTGCTTGAAGCGCCGAGCCTGATCAACGACTATTTGAAAAGCAAGGGGCAGGAACGATACTATGAGGAAAACGATGAATTTACTACCTCATTTAAAATCTCTACGTTTTTGATGAAGTTTTTCACCAAAGGATCTGATATTTCGGTGAGCATTGGCAATGCCTTGGATGTATTGGGCAATGAAGTGAACATCAATGGAAGAAGCTTAGACAAGAATGGGAATGAAATTGATCTCAAAGATTATTTCAAATCCAACGGGGAGGTGACTGAAGATGCACAGAGGGAGCAAGAGTACAACCGCATTCTTGGCAAGAAAATCGTGCAGGAGTTTCACAAGCACAATCGTGTTTTCTCTAGTCATTTGGTTGCTTTTACGGCATTCAGAATACTCGAAAGGAAACACACCTCACTCGATTTATACGGCCTGTTAAGGTTGTCGGATGAGGAATTGATCCTCCCTTATGAGGAATACAAAGAAGGATTTTCGAATTTGCTAGATGCCCTCAGGGCAATGAAAGACGCAGGCAGTGTAGGACTGGCCGATCATTTGAGCAGAGAAAAGGATGAGGTGATCAAACATGGCATCAAAAACCTAGGAATGTATCATGCTCAGCCACCTTTGAAGTTTTCGAAATCAGGCGATGTAGTCATTCGCAACATGAACTTGCTTTATTATTATCACAATAGGTTAGACGGTTATGAGCTCGAAAAATACCTCTGA